A genome region from Triticum aestivum cultivar Chinese Spring chromosome 2B, IWGSC CS RefSeq v2.1, whole genome shotgun sequence includes the following:
- the LOC123042616 gene encoding gibberellin 3-beta-dioxygenase 2-1-like: MPTPSKLNKDPHNHYFDLGAARQVPETHAWEGLHEHPVVDGGVGAGEDAVPVVDMQDPHAAEAVARASEQWGAFLLQGHGVPRELLARVEAGIAGMFALPKTDKMRAARQGGDPYGYGLPHIALYFSKTMWSEGYSLSPTNLRPELRKIWPDAGHDYSQFCGVMEEFHKEMRALADKLMELFLVALGLTGPQIAGVEAEHKLTETMSETIHLNWYPKCPDPKRALGMKAHTDSGFFALLMQSQVPGLHLFRHGPPADRWVEVPAVPGALVVNIGDLFQILTNGRFRSVYHRAVVNRDRERISLAYFLGPAANAKVGPLKEVVGGGRPAYRALTWPEYIIVRKEAFANGGADLEFTKGGTALEMVSINPDDDDGMDDQGDISS, encoded by the exons ATGCCGACTCCGTCGAAGCTGAACAAGGACCCGCACAACCACTACTTCGACTTGGGGGCGGCGCGGCAGGTGCCGGAGACGCACGCGTGGGAGGGGCTGCACGAGCACCCGGTGGTGGACGGCGGCGTTGGGGCTGGGGAGGACGCCGTGCCGGTGGTGGACATGCAGGATCCGCACGCGGCAGAGGCGGTGGCGCGTGCATCGGAGCAATGGGGAGCGTTCCTGCTCCAGGGCCACGGCGTGCCGAGAGAGCTGCTGGCGCGCGTCGAGGCCGGGATCGCCGGCATGTTTGCGCTGCCGAAGACGGACAAGATGCGCGCCGCGCGCCAGGGCGGTGACCCCTACGGCTACGGGCTGCCGCACATCGCGCTCTACTTCTCCAAGACCATGTGGTCCGAGGGCTACTCCTTGAGCCCGACCAACCTCCGCCCCGAACTCCGCAAGATCTGGCCCGACGCCGGCCACGACTACAGCCAATTCTG CGGCGTGATGGAGGAGTTCCACAAGGAGATGCGCGCGCTGGCAGACAAGCTGATGGAGCTGTTCCTGGTAGCGCTCGGGCTCACCGGCCCGCAGATCGCCGGCGTCGAGGCGGAGCACAAACTCACCGAGACCATGAGCGAGACAATACACCTCAACTG GTACCCTAAATGCCCTGATCCGAAGCGAGCGCTGGGCATGAAAGCCCACACGGACTCGGGGTTCTTCGCTCTCCTGATGCAGAGCCAGGTCCCGGGGCTGCACCTGTTCCGGCACGGGCCGCCGGCTGACAGGTGGGTGGAGGTGCCGGCCGTGCCCGGAGCGCTCGTCGTCAACATCGGCGACCTCTTCCAGATCCTCACCAACGGCCGCTTCCGGAGCGTTTACCACCGCGCCGTCGTCAACCGTGACAGGGAGCGCATTTCGCTGGCCTACTTCCTCGGCCCGGCCGCCAACGCCAAAGTAGGGCCGCTTAAGGAAGTCGTGGGCGGTGGCAGGCCCGCCTACCGCGCCCTCACCTGGCCGGAGTACATCATCGTGCGCAAGGAGGCCTTTGCCAACGGCGGCGCCGATCTCGAGTTCACCAAAGGGGGCACCGCCCTCGAGATGGTCTCCATCAAccccgacgacgacgatggcatgGATGACCAGGGTGACATCTCCTCGTAG
- the LOC123042617 gene encoding gibberellin 3-beta-dioxygenase 2-2-like: MSAPSQLSKDPRNNYFDFGAARQVPETHMWEGLYEHPVVDGGVRAGEDAVPVVDMQDPRAAEAVARASEQWGVFLLEGHGIPSELLARVEAGIAGMFALPTPEKMRAERQDGEPYGYGLPHIASYSSKATWSEGYTLSPASLRAELRRVWPDAGEDYRHFCDVMEEFHRQMRAVADKLTVLFLAALGLAGEQIAAVEAERKIVETMSETVTMHLNWYPKCPDPKRALGMTTHTDSGFFTFVMQSHVPGMQLFRRGPDRWVGVPPGALIVNIGDLFQILTNGRFRSAYHRAVVNRDNARVSVAYHLGPPADVKVAPLREAVGAGKPAYRTVTWREYIVVRKEAFATGGSALEMVSLSPDDHDDEGDGADHISEIPS, translated from the exons ATGTCAGCGCCATCGCAACTGAGCAAGGACCCGCGCAACAATTACTTCGACTTTGGGGCGGCGCGGCAGGTGCCGGAAACGCACATGTGGGAGGGGCTGTATGAGCACCCGGTGGTGGACGGCGGCGTCCGGGCCGGGGAGGACGCCGTGCCGGTGGTGGACATGCAGGATCCGCGCGCGGCCGAGGCGGTGGCGCGTGCGTCGGAGCAGTGGGGCGTGTTCCTGCTCGAGGGCCACGGCATTCCGAGCGAGCTGCTCGCGCGCGTCGAGGCCGGAATCGCTGGCATGTTCGCGTTGCCGACGCCGGAGAAGATGCGTGCCGAGCGGCAGGACGGCGAGCCCTATGGCTATGGGTTGCCGCACATCGCGTCCTACTCCTCCAAGGCCACGTGGTCCGAGGGCTACACCTTGTCCCCGGCCAGCCTCCGTGCCGAGCTACGCAGGGTCTGGCCAGACGCCGGCGAGGACTACCGCCACTTCTG TGACGTGATGGAGGAGTTCCACAGGCAGATGCGAGCGGTGGCTGACAAGCTGACGGTGCTGTTCCTCGCGGCGCTCGGGCTCGCCGGCGAGCAGATCGCCGCCGTCGAGGCGGAGCGCAAGATCGTGGAGACCATGTCCGAGACCGTGACCATGCACCTCAACTG GTACCCAAAGTGCCCTGACCCGAAGCGAGCGCTGGGCATGACGACGCACACGGACTCGGGGTTCTTCACGTTCGTGATGCAGAGCCACGTCCCCGGGATGCAGCTGTTCCGGCGCGGGCCAGACAGGTGGGTTGGGGTGCCGCCCGGGGCACTCATCGTCAACATCGGTGACCTCTTCCAGATCCTCACCAACGGCCGCTTCCGCAGCGCATACCACCGCGCTGTCGTCAACCGCGACAACGCTCGGGTGTCGGTGGCCTACCATCTCGGCCCGCCCGCCGACGTCAAGGTAGCGCCGCTCAGGGAAGCCGTGGGCGCTGGCAAGCCCGCCTACCGCACCGTCACGTGGCGAGAGTACATCGTCGTACGCAAGGAGGCCTTCGCCACCGGGGGCTCCGCGCTCGAGATGGTCTCCCTCAGCCCCGATGACCACGACGATGAGGGTGATGGCGCTGACCACATAAGTGAAATCCCGTCATAG